From Pandoraea norimbergensis, the proteins below share one genomic window:
- a CDS encoding cellulose synthase subunit BcsC-related outer membrane protein, protein MRDTLIRSACLACLLMAADAGVRAAPAPASAPTPPGKAPPVAANRDVRNLLSSATLWHARHRNDLARAALEKALLVQPDQPDALSMLGQIDIEENHPVEANKALQRLRARYPNAPATKALADVIRINTTDKSRIARARLLQRSGQADAAFAEYKALFPDGPPTGDLGVEYYRAQANATNGWPSAQQGLANLAKASPDDTRASQSLAELLIDRPASRLAGTRMVAELAARPDADLNALLPLWQKGLSKADGNLAWLPLYQRYLALAPNDADIRAAYDKLGAQQAARQRMLNDPSYKARQAGIAALDQGRLGDAQKSLDAARAKRPNDGELLGSLGLVKMRQGDHKAAQDLFSQAMRKDPDNAGKWRSLLKTSQFWGAMSDARDARDAGRLDEADRLVRSALAADPANPDGLALLGDIALDAKRDDDAERLFQQALKIEPDNDTALRGMITLYSRQQRRTELATLLGDLRRRFPKDAARFDKAESAALSDDAERLIAEGHNGPALAALERAVALDPTNAWTRYSLASLYRKLRLPQIGREVMAEGLRQTLSADDNAQMHYATAIYLNVIDDEAGARAALAQIPAADASPSIRRLQTTLAIRDAARLAREAHAAGNDDESERQYREALSMAGDDPELIGEVARARVAAGQPEQGLALMREWLAAHADKPQPDAQLRYAELLNTAERDTELGTFLAGIDPATLGADQREEWQDLQDRLALRTADRARALGDFDTAQKALEPLLARNPPDKRALSTLGDIYFDERRFDEARKIAEDQIRQDPTNQDARLSLVRVLYEMQDDDAANRELDRALAEAPTDDVWTQLAAVRRLTAMERYDEAIALNDKLRTQFPDNPSVTVQRGRIAQSQRHYNEAKGWYDEARKEEIVQGALPGYDGMTSAESGIDSLESRRNSYVAAGYEIDTKKGDGGISMFNARAVPLYGQYAVGYDGHVFAQTDYVSADSGDLPLNGTSEIGTLPLLGKTPFRNANPGLLTDYGSKRQKAHGQALMLGYENDWIRADIGHTPIGFPVSYVTGGVRLFGNLGRYNYWVDVSRRPVTGSMVSYAGSYLPLPEIFGDGKWGGVRRDAITFHASRDFAKWGVFGEASVARLTGENVLNNSEVSARAGVDLPLIYKRDMRMNTGLTLFFDSYAQNERFYTYGMGGYYSPQTYVSLTLPLEWYGRTQRWSYYLRGSVSFSQSQEKSMPYFPTDGAIQAASGNLTYGSGGGFGVGFSILGRAEYWINRHWVIGGQVQFERSDYYAPNRFLLYMRYHFDKRRGDVPMPPSPVRPIWSY, encoded by the coding sequence TTGCGCGACACGCTGATTCGCTCCGCCTGTCTGGCCTGCCTGCTGATGGCAGCAGACGCTGGCGTGCGCGCTGCGCCCGCCCCCGCATCGGCCCCGACCCCGCCCGGCAAGGCGCCTCCGGTGGCGGCTAATCGTGATGTCCGGAACCTGCTTTCCAGCGCAACGCTCTGGCATGCCCGTCATCGCAACGATCTGGCGCGCGCGGCGCTCGAAAAGGCGCTGCTCGTACAACCCGATCAACCGGATGCTCTCTCGATGCTCGGCCAGATCGATATCGAAGAGAACCATCCGGTAGAGGCGAACAAGGCGCTGCAACGCTTGCGTGCGCGCTACCCGAACGCGCCCGCCACCAAGGCGCTCGCTGACGTCATCCGCATCAATACGACCGATAAGTCGCGCATTGCCCGCGCTCGCCTGCTGCAACGCAGTGGTCAGGCGGATGCGGCGTTTGCCGAATACAAGGCACTCTTCCCCGATGGTCCGCCGACGGGCGATCTGGGCGTGGAGTACTACCGCGCGCAGGCCAACGCCACCAATGGCTGGCCGTCAGCCCAGCAGGGGCTGGCGAATCTTGCGAAGGCATCGCCCGACGACACCCGCGCGTCGCAATCGCTGGCCGAGTTGTTGATCGACCGCCCGGCGAGCCGGTTGGCCGGCACGCGCATGGTGGCCGAATTGGCGGCGCGCCCCGATGCCGATCTGAACGCGTTGCTGCCGCTGTGGCAGAAGGGGTTGTCCAAAGCGGACGGCAACCTTGCATGGCTGCCGCTCTATCAGCGCTACCTCGCGCTGGCGCCGAACGACGCCGATATCCGTGCCGCCTACGACAAGCTCGGGGCGCAACAGGCCGCCCGCCAGCGCATGCTCAACGACCCCTCGTACAAGGCGCGTCAGGCGGGCATCGCAGCGCTTGATCAAGGCCGCCTTGGGGACGCACAAAAGTCACTCGATGCGGCGCGCGCCAAGCGTCCCAACGATGGCGAATTGCTCGGCTCACTCGGCCTTGTGAAGATGCGTCAGGGCGATCACAAGGCCGCGCAGGACCTGTTTTCACAGGCGATGCGCAAAGACCCCGACAACGCGGGCAAATGGCGCAGCCTGCTCAAGACGTCGCAGTTCTGGGGCGCGATGTCCGACGCGCGCGATGCACGCGATGCAGGACGGCTCGACGAGGCCGACCGGCTGGTGCGCAGCGCGCTGGCCGCCGACCCGGCCAACCCGGATGGGCTGGCCTTGCTCGGCGACATCGCCCTCGATGCGAAACGCGACGACGATGCCGAGCGGCTGTTCCAGCAGGCCCTGAAGATCGAGCCCGATAACGACACGGCGCTGCGCGGGATGATCACGCTGTACTCGCGGCAGCAGCGCCGTACCGAACTCGCGACGCTGCTGGGCGATCTGCGGCGGCGGTTTCCGAAAGACGCTGCACGTTTCGACAAAGCCGAATCGGCCGCGCTCTCCGACGACGCCGAGCGACTCATCGCCGAGGGTCACAACGGCCCGGCGCTGGCGGCATTGGAGCGTGCCGTGGCTCTCGATCCGACCAACGCGTGGACGCGCTATTCGCTCGCCAGCCTGTATCGCAAGCTGCGCCTGCCCCAGATCGGGCGCGAAGTCATGGCCGAGGGGCTGCGTCAGACACTGTCTGCCGACGACAATGCGCAGATGCACTATGCGACGGCGATCTATCTGAATGTGATCGACGACGAAGCGGGCGCCCGCGCGGCGCTGGCCCAGATTCCCGCCGCTGATGCGTCGCCGTCGATTCGCCGCTTGCAAACGACCCTCGCGATTCGCGACGCCGCACGGCTCGCGCGCGAAGCCCATGCCGCTGGCAACGACGACGAGAGCGAGCGTCAATACCGTGAGGCCCTGTCGATGGCTGGCGACGATCCCGAGTTGATCGGCGAAGTGGCCCGCGCACGGGTGGCTGCCGGACAACCCGAGCAGGGGCTGGCGCTCATGCGCGAGTGGCTGGCGGCGCACGCCGACAAGCCGCAACCCGATGCGCAACTGCGCTATGCCGAATTGCTCAACACCGCCGAGCGCGACACCGAACTCGGCACGTTCCTCGCAGGCATCGACCCGGCCACGCTGGGTGCCGATCAGCGCGAAGAGTGGCAAGACTTGCAGGATCGTCTGGCCTTGCGTACGGCGGACCGTGCGCGCGCACTCGGCGACTTCGATACCGCGCAGAAGGCACTCGAACCGTTGCTTGCTCGCAACCCGCCCGACAAGCGCGCCTTGTCGACGCTGGGCGATATCTATTTCGACGAACGGCGCTTTGACGAGGCCCGCAAGATCGCCGAAGACCAGATCCGGCAGGACCCGACCAATCAGGACGCCCGGCTGTCGCTGGTGCGCGTGCTTTACGAGATGCAGGACGACGACGCAGCAAACCGCGAACTCGACCGCGCATTGGCCGAGGCGCCGACCGACGACGTCTGGACGCAACTGGCCGCCGTGCGCCGTTTGACGGCGATGGAACGCTACGACGAGGCGATCGCCCTAAACGACAAACTGCGCACGCAATTCCCGGACAACCCGTCCGTGACGGTGCAACGCGGGCGCATCGCGCAGTCGCAGCGTCATTACAACGAGGCGAAGGGCTGGTACGACGAGGCCCGCAAGGAAGAGATCGTGCAGGGGGCGCTGCCGGGCTACGACGGCATGACGTCGGCAGAGTCGGGCATCGATTCGCTGGAGTCGCGGCGCAACAGCTACGTGGCGGCCGGGTACGAAATCGACACGAAGAAGGGCGACGGCGGCATCTCGATGTTCAATGCCCGCGCCGTGCCGCTGTACGGTCAGTACGCCGTGGGTTACGACGGTCACGTGTTCGCGCAGACCGACTACGTCAGCGCCGACTCTGGCGACTTGCCGCTTAATGGCACGTCCGAAATTGGCACGCTGCCGCTGCTGGGGAAGACGCCGTTCCGCAACGCGAATCCGGGGCTGCTGACCGATTACGGCAGCAAGCGGCAAAAGGCGCACGGGCAAGCGCTGATGCTGGGCTACGAGAACGACTGGATTCGTGCCGACATCGGGCACACGCCGATCGGCTTCCCCGTGTCGTACGTGACGGGTGGCGTGCGGTTGTTCGGCAATCTCGGCCGCTACAACTACTGGGTCGACGTGTCGCGCCGGCCGGTCACGGGCAGCATGGTCTCTTATGCGGGCTCGTATCTGCCGTTGCCGGAGATATTCGGCGACGGTAAATGGGGCGGTGTGCGGCGCGACGCCATTACCTTCCACGCCTCGCGTGACTTCGCGAAGTGGGGCGTGTTCGGCGAAGCAAGCGTTGCGCGGCTCACCGGCGAGAACGTGCTGAACAACTCCGAGGTGTCGGCGCGCGCGGGTGTCGATCTGCCGCTGATCTACAAGCGCGACATGCGCATGAACACCGGCCTCACGCTGTTCTTCGACAGCTACGCGCAGAACGAACGCTTCTACACGTACGGCATGGGCGGTTACTACAGCCCGCAGACCTACGTCTCGCTCACGCTGCCGCTCGAATGGTATGGCCGCACGCAACGCTGGTCGTACTACCTGCGCGGCTCGGTGTCGTTCTCGCAGAGTCAGGAGAAGTCGATGCCGTACTTCCCGACCGACGGCGCCATTCAGGCTGCCAGCGGCAATCTGACTTACGGCTCGGGCGGCGGCTTCGGCGTAGGCTTCTCGATACTGGGGCGCGCAGAATACTGGATCAACCGCCATTGGGTCATTGGCGGACAGGTGCAGTTCGAGCGCTCGGATTACTACGCGCCGAATCGCTTCCTCCTCTATATGCGCTATCACTTCGATAAGCGTCGCGGCGATGTGCCGATGCCGCCGTCGCCGGTGCGCCCGATCTGGAGCTATTGA
- a CDS encoding cellulose synthase operon protein YhjQ/BcsQ, producing MLTLITVVSSAGGAGRSTVTAHLAAQLAQGEHPVAVLELDAQNSLGALLGLSTASEKGVLTLGDAPAGWRSLLFDTPAKVPLLPAGRASAAQVAAFGEWLSREPAGLRRQLDALGLPEGTRVLIDTARLPGVTTQAAIAASDLVLGVVPVTTTGYVTQPDLMAAGGAGAQMVANFAAANSALGTDLMQMIQSRGGDAIVPVRIHRDDAVGTAAAGGLPLFTHGEGSQAALDILHLAAWLLRATARGSDDVEEGSP from the coding sequence ATGCTGACGCTCATCACCGTCGTCTCCAGCGCGGGCGGTGCCGGTCGCAGCACGGTGACCGCTCACCTTGCCGCCCAGCTCGCGCAGGGGGAGCATCCGGTCGCCGTACTTGAACTGGATGCGCAGAACAGTCTCGGCGCATTGCTCGGGCTGAGCACTGCAAGCGAAAAAGGCGTGCTAACGCTGGGCGACGCGCCGGCGGGCTGGCGTTCGCTGCTCTTCGATACACCCGCCAAAGTGCCGTTACTGCCCGCAGGCCGGGCGTCCGCTGCGCAGGTGGCCGCATTCGGCGAGTGGTTGAGCCGCGAGCCTGCCGGACTGCGCCGTCAACTCGATGCTCTCGGTTTGCCCGAAGGCACGCGCGTGTTGATCGATACGGCGCGCCTGCCGGGAGTGACGACGCAGGCGGCCATCGCCGCATCCGATCTGGTGCTCGGGGTGGTGCCCGTCACGACCACCGGCTATGTCACGCAACCTGATCTGATGGCCGCAGGCGGAGCCGGCGCTCAGATGGTGGCGAATTTTGCCGCGGCCAACTCGGCGTTGGGCACCGACCTGATGCAGATGATTCAGTCGCGTGGCGGCGACGCGATTGTGCCGGTGCGGATTCACCGGGACGATGCGGTGGGCACCGCCGCCGCCGGTGGCCTGCCGTTGTTCACGCACGGCGAGGGCTCGCAGGCGGCGCTCGATATCCTGCACCTTGCGGCATGGTTGCTGCGCGCCACCGCGCGTGGGAGCGATGACGTGGAGGAGGGTTCGCCATGA
- the bcsA gene encoding UDP-forming cellulose synthase catalytic subunit — protein MISDALQTLFRLGRETLAIRLRLPRRPDGREPGPMQWVLAATLRSPRQQLRVSQMADHVIARLAMRLDVRQLDQWRDWWLRILFQPARQGRADYFGRAFAWGNERLTRRVGVPADATFWQLVRAMLWRRADQRPAFPPYVAWLAFRNNNERFRLWLVQTLFGIPPDTPAQLAHRFDKQLEAVMQWRVTSAVVALLGLFGVLWIVTTPFDPFEQLLFSICTLTLALVFRRLDSQYSVLVLIGLSLISTVRYVWWRLTQSLAFDTAAEATVGYILVAAEMYTWLILLFGYLQTIWPLQRRITPLPPDMREWPTVDVYIPTYNEGLDVVRPTVYAACGIDWPPEKINIYLLDDGRREEMREFAAQAGVHYVTRPDNKHAKAGNINHALGKTTGDFIAIFDCDHIPVRSFLQTTMGSFIKDPRCSLVQTPHHFFSDDPFERNLATRGAVPNEGRLFYGIVQDGNDFWNAAFFCGSCAVLRRTALNEVGGVAIETVTEDAHTALKMHRRGWNTVYLKVVQAAGLATESLSGHVGQRIRWARGMAQIFRVDNPLFGRGLKFGQRICYASAMLHFFYGIPRIVFLLAPICYLFFGLHIVQAAALSICAYVLPHIAHANIANSRIQGKYRHSFWSDVYEAVLAWYVALPTTVAFINPRYGKFNVTAKGGLIEQSFFDWSISKPYMVLLAFNVLGFLAGILRFFYGPSHETGALVFNLAWVSFNLAVLGAAVAVATEVRQVRRTHRVTMSIPAVLYLPDGRTLACHTRDFSGGGLALRMPVTLDLPVGTEAQVALSRGEHEYGFPVSVVNSLSQDLFLSFMPLTAEQDKHLVQFTFGRADAWRDWDAERTRDEPIKALFEMLAMGLRGYQVLANYLLGKLVTRWQNRLRGARTRSQQSTPQA, from the coding sequence ATGATCAGCGACGCACTGCAAACGCTTTTCCGTCTAGGGCGCGAGACGCTCGCGATTCGCCTGCGCCTGCCGCGCCGCCCGGACGGGCGCGAACCCGGTCCCATGCAGTGGGTCCTGGCGGCCACCCTGCGTTCGCCGCGTCAGCAACTGCGGGTGTCGCAGATGGCCGATCACGTCATCGCGCGGCTCGCCATGCGGCTCGACGTGCGCCAGCTCGATCAATGGCGCGACTGGTGGCTGCGCATTCTGTTTCAGCCGGCGCGTCAGGGCCGGGCTGATTATTTCGGCCGGGCTTTCGCGTGGGGCAACGAGCGTCTGACACGTCGCGTCGGCGTACCGGCCGATGCCACCTTCTGGCAACTTGTCCGGGCAATGCTTTGGCGTCGTGCAGACCAGCGCCCGGCGTTTCCGCCCTATGTCGCGTGGCTCGCGTTTCGGAACAACAACGAGCGCTTCCGGCTGTGGCTGGTACAGACTCTCTTTGGCATTCCGCCCGACACACCCGCGCAACTGGCGCACCGCTTCGACAAGCAACTCGAAGCGGTGATGCAGTGGCGGGTGACGTCGGCCGTGGTGGCGTTGCTTGGCCTGTTCGGCGTGCTCTGGATCGTGACGACGCCGTTCGATCCGTTCGAGCAACTGCTGTTCTCGATTTGCACGCTGACGCTCGCGCTCGTGTTCCGCCGGCTTGATAGCCAGTATTCGGTACTGGTGCTCATCGGCTTGTCGCTGATCTCGACGGTGCGCTACGTGTGGTGGCGCCTGACCCAGTCGCTGGCGTTCGATACGGCGGCGGAGGCCACGGTCGGCTACATCCTCGTTGCGGCGGAAATGTACACGTGGCTGATTCTGTTGTTCGGCTATCTTCAGACGATCTGGCCGTTGCAGCGGCGCATTACGCCGCTGCCGCCCGACATGCGCGAATGGCCTACGGTCGACGTCTACATCCCGACGTATAACGAGGGGCTCGATGTGGTCCGCCCGACGGTCTACGCCGCGTGTGGTATCGACTGGCCGCCCGAGAAGATCAACATCTACCTGCTCGACGACGGCAGACGCGAGGAAATGCGCGAGTTCGCCGCGCAGGCGGGCGTGCATTACGTTACCCGCCCGGACAACAAGCATGCCAAGGCGGGCAACATCAATCACGCGCTGGGCAAGACGACGGGCGACTTCATCGCAATCTTCGACTGCGATCACATTCCCGTGCGCTCGTTCTTGCAGACGACGATGGGGTCGTTTATCAAAGACCCGCGTTGTTCGCTCGTGCAGACGCCTCACCATTTCTTCTCGGACGATCCGTTCGAGCGCAATCTCGCCACGCGCGGAGCGGTGCCCAACGAAGGTCGCCTGTTCTACGGCATCGTGCAGGACGGTAACGACTTCTGGAATGCAGCGTTCTTCTGCGGCTCGTGTGCCGTGTTGCGCCGCACGGCGCTTAACGAAGTCGGTGGCGTGGCGATCGAGACCGTGACCGAAGACGCACACACGGCGCTCAAGATGCACCGTCGCGGCTGGAACACCGTGTATCTCAAGGTGGTGCAGGCGGCGGGTCTGGCCACCGAATCGCTATCGGGTCACGTGGGCCAGCGCATTCGCTGGGCGCGCGGCATGGCGCAGATTTTCCGCGTGGACAATCCACTGTTCGGACGCGGCTTGAAGTTCGGTCAGCGCATTTGCTACGCGAGCGCAATGCTGCACTTTTTCTATGGCATTCCGCGCATCGTGTTTCTGCTCGCTCCGATCTGCTATCTGTTCTTCGGCTTGCATATCGTGCAGGCGGCGGCACTCAGCATCTGCGCCTACGTGCTGCCGCACATTGCGCACGCCAACATCGCCAATTCGCGCATACAGGGCAAGTACCGTCATTCGTTCTGGTCGGATGTCTACGAAGCGGTGCTTGCGTGGTATGTGGCGCTGCCGACGACGGTCGCGTTCATCAACCCGCGCTACGGCAAGTTCAACGTGACGGCCAAGGGCGGGCTGATCGAGCAGAGCTTCTTCGACTGGAGCATTTCGAAGCCGTACATGGTGCTGCTCGCCTTCAATGTGCTGGGCTTTCTCGCCGGCATCTTGCGCTTCTTCTATGGCCCCTCGCATGAGACCGGCGCGCTGGTCTTCAATCTGGCGTGGGTGTCGTTTAACTTGGCGGTGCTGGGCGCTGCGGTGGCCGTGGCGACGGAAGTGCGGCAAGTGCGCCGCACGCACCGCGTGACCATGAGCATTCCTGCTGTGCTGTATCTGCCGGATGGCCGCACGCTCGCCTGCCATACGCGCGATTTTTCGGGCGGCGGGCTGGCGTTGCGCATGCCTGTCACGCTGGACTTGCCGGTGGGCACCGAGGCACAGGTGGCGTTGTCGCGCGGCGAACACGAATACGGGTTTCCCGTGAGTGTGGTGAATTCGCTCTCGCAAGACCTATTCCTGTCGTTCATGCCGCTCACGGCGGAGCAGGACAAGCATCTCGTGCAATTCACGTTCGGGCGCGCCGACGCCTGGCGCGACTGGGACGCCGAGCGCACGCGCGATGAACCAATCAAGGCGCTGTTCGAAATGCTGGCGATGGGCCTGCGCGGCTATCAGGTGCTGGCGAACTACTTGCTGGGCAAGCTCGTGACGCGCTGGCAGAACCGGTTGCGCGGGGCGCGTACGCGTTCGCAGCAGAGCACGCCGCAGGCGTAA
- the bcsG gene encoding cellulose biosynthesis protein BcsG, whose product MGIWNLYFILKLVLLWAGIIGFHVVPNFIFAVLLAIRLRPRWARILRQVIAVPVGAGLLYYDSNLPPFARFIEQLPALLQFRFSYIIELLGRFVSTRDWLLLAILVLAYWIVNRWVRVTTFVLLALLIVPGVLRVGTLVSVAPVVAAQGNSTDVAAGAAASGGAAAGSANDVVVGDGEVPPGANPNAALNSFYARELTRSVSLPAQAGAGPDFDIIFLHICSLAQDDLDVDNLDNQPLLSRFDFVFKNFNSAASYSGPAAIRVLRAGCGQPTHKALYDPAGPQCYVMSDLKNLGFTPKLAMNHDGHFDNFMQEVKDNFNVQGITPFDNTRTRVSMRAFDETPIHSDGDVLQAWWKQRTAMPDKRVALYYNTISLHDGNRLEGSKLTSVQSYPLRAKAMFDDFGQFIDTIAQSGRKAVVVFVPEHGAAIRGSKLQISGMREIPLPEITHVPVAVKLVGFGDSATAGGAGPHTPVTISTPTSYLALMTLVSHLVATNPFAGTPDLAQYANDLPQTAFVSANEQTTVMKYDSKMLIRGADGVWLDLKSLE is encoded by the coding sequence ATGGGCATCTGGAATCTTTACTTCATCTTGAAACTGGTGCTGCTGTGGGCTGGCATCATCGGCTTCCACGTGGTGCCGAACTTCATCTTCGCGGTGTTGCTGGCGATTCGCTTGCGCCCGCGTTGGGCGCGCATTCTGCGACAGGTGATCGCCGTGCCGGTCGGTGCCGGTCTGCTGTACTACGACTCGAACCTGCCGCCGTTTGCCCGGTTCATCGAGCAACTGCCCGCGCTGCTGCAATTCCGCTTCTCGTACATCATCGAATTGCTGGGCCGGTTTGTGTCCACCCGAGACTGGCTGCTGCTCGCGATTCTGGTGCTGGCGTACTGGATTGTGAACCGATGGGTGCGCGTGACCACGTTCGTGCTGCTCGCGCTGTTGATCGTGCCCGGGGTGCTGCGTGTGGGCACGCTGGTCTCGGTGGCGCCGGTGGTCGCCGCGCAGGGGAATTCCACAGACGTGGCAGCGGGTGCCGCCGCCAGCGGTGGCGCCGCTGCCGGTAGCGCGAACGACGTGGTGGTGGGGGACGGCGAGGTGCCGCCGGGGGCGAACCCGAACGCAGCGCTCAACTCGTTCTACGCCCGCGAGCTGACGCGTTCGGTCTCATTGCCCGCGCAAGCGGGGGCAGGCCCGGACTTCGACATCATCTTCCTGCATATCTGCTCGCTCGCGCAGGACGATCTCGACGTCGACAATCTCGACAATCAGCCGCTGCTCTCGCGCTTCGACTTCGTGTTCAAGAACTTCAACTCGGCGGCGAGCTATAGCGGCCCGGCGGCCATTCGCGTGTTGCGCGCAGGCTGCGGCCAGCCGACGCACAAGGCGCTGTACGATCCCGCCGGCCCGCAATGCTATGTGATGAGCGATCTGAAGAACCTCGGCTTTACGCCGAAGCTCGCGATGAATCACGACGGGCACTTCGACAACTTCATGCAGGAAGTCAAAGACAACTTCAACGTGCAGGGCATCACGCCGTTCGACAACACGCGCACGCGCGTGTCGATGCGCGCCTTCGACGAGACGCCGATCCACTCGGATGGCGACGTGTTGCAAGCGTGGTGGAAACAGCGCACGGCCATGCCCGACAAGCGCGTGGCGCTGTACTACAACACCATCTCGCTGCACGACGGCAACCGGCTGGAGGGCTCCAAGCTCACCAGCGTGCAGAGCTACCCGCTGCGCGCCAAGGCGATGTTCGATGACTTTGGTCAGTTCATCGACACCATTGCCCAGTCGGGTCGCAAGGCTGTAGTGGTGTTCGTGCCGGAACACGGCGCGGCGATTCGGGGCAGCAAGCTGCAAATCTCAGGCATGCGAGAAATTCCACTGCCGGAGATCACGCATGTGCCGGTCGCCGTGAAGCTGGTCGGTTTCGGCGACAGTGCCACGGCGGGCGGTGCAGGTCCGCATACCCCCGTGACGATTTCCACGCCGACGAGCTATCTCGCGCTGATGACGCTGGTCTCGCATCTGGTGGCGACCAACCCGTTCGCCGGCACGCCTGACCTCGCGCAATATGCGAACGATCTGCCGCAGACCGCCTTCGTATCGGCCAACGAGCAGACGACGGTGATGAAGTACGACAGCAAGATGCTGATTCGCGGTGCCGATGGGGTGTGGCTCGATCTGAAGTCGCTGGAGTAG
- a CDS encoding aldo/keto reductase, which yields MQYTKFGRTGLNVSRLCLGTMTFGLQTEEDASHAILDRATEAGVNFIDIADVYPLGSDETLGGRTEEIVGRWLKGRRSRFIVATKACGSMGPSSWDRGASRKHLLDAIDASLRRLGTDYVDLYQLHSDDTDTPIDETLEALDTIVKSGKARYIGVSNYLAYRLARALGRADVLRVARFVSVQPRYNLLFRQIERELLPLASEEGLAVIPYNPLAGGLLTGKYQHGAAPSEGRFTEKVGKAGAMYQQRYWHEREFATIEALKGIAKESGESLTRLSLAWVLSNPVVTSAIIGASRVDQLTETLGTIDYKLDADLKAKLDDASLAYRWGDAAR from the coding sequence GTGCAATACACCAAATTTGGCCGCACCGGCCTGAACGTTTCCCGCCTTTGCCTGGGCACCATGACCTTCGGCTTGCAAACCGAAGAGGATGCGAGCCACGCGATTCTTGATCGCGCCACCGAGGCCGGCGTCAATTTCATCGACATCGCCGACGTCTATCCGCTGGGGAGTGACGAAACGCTGGGCGGGCGCACCGAGGAGATCGTCGGGCGCTGGCTCAAGGGCCGTCGCAGCCGCTTCATCGTCGCAACCAAGGCGTGCGGGTCCATGGGACCGTCGTCGTGGGACCGGGGCGCGTCGCGCAAGCACCTGCTCGACGCCATCGACGCGTCGCTGCGTCGTCTTGGCACCGATTACGTCGACCTCTATCAACTGCACTCGGACGATACCGACACGCCCATCGACGAGACGCTCGAAGCCCTCGACACCATCGTGAAGTCGGGCAAGGCGCGCTACATCGGCGTGTCGAACTATCTGGCGTACCGGCTTGCGCGTGCGCTGGGCCGTGCCGATGTGCTGCGCGTGGCACGCTTCGTGTCGGTGCAGCCGCGTTACAACCTGCTGTTCCGCCAGATCGAGCGCGAATTGCTGCCGCTGGCCAGCGAAGAAGGGCTCGCCGTGATCCCTTACAACCCGCTGGCAGGTGGTCTGCTCACAGGCAAGTATCAGCATGGGGCGGCGCCGAGCGAAGGGCGCTTCACGGAGAAAGTCGGCAAGGCGGGCGCGATGTACCAGCAACGCTACTGGCACGAGCGGGAGTTCGCGACCATCGAAGCGCTCAAGGGCATCGCCAAGGAATCGGGCGAGTCGCTCACGCGTCTGTCGCTGGCCTGGGTGCTGTCGAATCCGGTCGTCACCTCGGCCATCATTGGCGCGAGCCGCGTGGACCAACTGACCGAGACGCTCGGCACCATCGACTACAAGCTCGACGCCGATCTCAAGGCGAAACTCGACGACGCCTCGTTGGCCTACCGCTGGGGAGATGCGGCACGGTGA
- a CDS encoding universal stress protein translates to MTKRILLATDGSESSRRALREAAAFARSGDAIRVIHTVEDPVNLLTSAFGKLIDLEQVRRDMQREGEEHLARAVLYLREEGFDAQAHLLDLRTTGETVPEAMTREANEWAADIIIVGTHGRSGVRRAMLGSVAEQILRNALVPVMLVAGEARAHLPLRAGGHYERVLVALDASETSRRAFDYALTLARTHGATLRVVHVLDLPGPFLAGFDPEPMLEAVRAVGEQVRGWATQRMREAEVPGEVEIREIQPVGEGVADQIIAAGRDADADLIVLGTHGRRGFRRFTLGSVAEDTARHAGRPVLLLPAQAPHVAPPAQT, encoded by the coding sequence ATGACCAAACGCATTCTGCTTGCCACTGACGGCAGCGAGTCATCGCGTCGTGCGCTGCGCGAGGCGGCGGCTTTTGCGCGTAGTGGCGATGCGATCCGTGTCATTCACACGGTGGAAGATCCGGTCAACCTGCTGACGTCCGCATTCGGCAAACTCATCGATCTGGAACAGGTGCGCCGCGACATGCAACGCGAGGGTGAAGAGCATCTGGCGCGCGCCGTGCTCTACCTGCGTGAAGAAGGGTTCGATGCGCAGGCGCATCTGCTGGATCTGCGCACGACCGGCGAAACGGTGCCCGAAGCGATGACGCGCGAGGCCAACGAATGGGCGGCCGACATCATCATCGTCGGCACGCATGGGCGCAGCGGCGTGCGACGCGCCATGCTAGGCAGCGTGGCTGAACAGATTCTGCGAAATGCATTGGTGCCGGTGATGCTTGTCGCGGGTGAGGCGCGGGCGCATCTGCCGCTACGCGCCGGCGGCCATTACGAGCGCGTGCTGGTAGCGCTCGACGCGAGCGAAACATCGCGGCGTGCCTTCGACTATGCGCTGACGCTGGCGCGCACCCACGGCGCGACATTGCGCGTGGTGCACGTATTGGACTTGCCCGGCCCCTTCTTGGCGGGCTTCGACCCCGAGCCGATGCTCGAAGCCGTACGCGCGGTGGGCGAGCAGGTGCGCGGGTGGGCTACACAGCGCATGCGTGAAGCGGAAGTGCCGGGGGAAGTGGAAATACGAGAGATTCAGCCGGTGGGCGAAGGGGTGGCCGATCAGATCATCGCGGCGGGCCGAGACGCCGATGCCGATCTCATCGTGCTCGGCACCCACGGCCGACGCGGCTTTCGACGCTTCACGCTGGGCAGCGTGGCGGAAGATACGGCCCGCCATGCGGGCAGGCCGGTCCTGCTATTGCCGGCGCAAGCGCCGCACGTTGCTCCGCCCGCGCAGACCTGA